The Brachypodium distachyon strain Bd21 chromosome 4, Brachypodium_distachyon_v3.0, whole genome shotgun sequence nucleotide sequence gcttcttcttctgggaATTGCCTCGCTGGAGCGATCCATTTGGCGGCAACGCTCTCGATTCCTATGGATCAAGCACGGGGATGCTAATACTAAACTCTTTCACTCCAAGGCTTCCGCGAGGAGGCGTCGAAATTTTATTCCGGCTCTTGTCAGCGGCGACATGAGGATTTGTGACCCCGAGGAAAAGATCACTATGCTGCACTCTCatttcaatgccatcctcGACTGTTCTGAACCACGTTTGCGCTCTTTGAATCTCGATGAGCTGCAGCTTCCGAATGACGACCTGCATGATCTCGTGCTTTCCTTCCAACCTGAGGAGGTGAGAAAGGTTATCATGGACCTGAATCCGGACAAGGCGCCCGGGCCCGACGGGTTCACTGCTAAATTCTTTCAAACCTGTTGGCACATCATTCACCTTGACATTTTGGCGGCGTTGCAACTATTCTGGGAAGGAAATGGTCAGGATTTTCAGTTTCTGAACTCGGCGTCGACGGTCCTCCTGTCCAAGTCGGAAGAGGCTTGCTCCCCTGCTCACTTCAGACCGATAAGTCTCATTCACAGCTTCGTCAAACTCGTCGTCAAGCTGCTCGCGCTTCGTCTGAGGCCCCACATGCCTCTTCTTGTTAGCCCTTGCCAGAGTGCTTTTATTCATGGGAGGAGTATTCATGATAACTTCTCCTATGTTAACACCTCGATCAGGAGACTGCACAGCTTGGGTTATGCTGCCATCATGCTGAAATTGGACATCTCTAAAGCTTTTGACTCCGTTTCATGGGATTTCTTGCTGCATCTCCTCCAGCACCTTGGGTTCCCTGCCCGATGGCGTCTATGGCTTTGTGTGCTGCTTCGTTCGGCCTCCACCAGAATTGTGGTCAATCAGCAGCTGTCGGATTTTATTTGGCACCGGCGAGGCCTCCAGCAGGGCGACCCCCTCTCGCCGCTGCTCTTTGTGCTAGTCATGGATTGTCTTAGGGCACTGATTATGGCTGCAGAAGGTTTTGGGCTCTTGCTCCCGATTGGACGGCCTCCTATTGCTTCAAGATTGTCTTTATTTGCGGATGATGCCGTCATGTTCATCAACAACTCTCCTAACGAAGCAACCCACGCTGCTGCCATTATTGGTTTGTTTGGTGATACGACTGGTCTTCATGTTAATTTGGCAAAAAGCTCCATCTTTCCGATCCGTTGCCCGGGGCCGGATGAGCTCCAGAATATCGTTGCTGCGCTGCCGTGTGCCCTCAATTCATTTCCGTGTTCTTATTTGGGCATGCCACTCTCCGCTTCCAGGCTGCGAAGGGCTGATTTTCAGCCGCTCATTGACAAGGTTGCGAAGAAGCTCAGCGGGTGGAACGGGCAGTTTCGCTCATCGGCTGGCAAGCTCACCCTGGTCACCTTTGTCCTCTCAGCTATCCCGACCTATCACATGATCGCGATTCATCAACTGGCGTGGGTTATTAAGCAGATTGATAAGTTGAGAAGATCTTTCCTATGGTCCGGCACCGATCACTGCTCTGGGGCTAAATGCCTTGTCGCTTGGAGGAAGGTTTGTGTTCCAAGACAATTTGGGGGCCTTGGCATCCAGGACCTCGCCTTGCATGGCCGTGCTCTCCGTGTTCGTTGGCTATGGCTTGGGTGGGGTGGGGCTGACCCGCTCCGCTTCCGCTTCTTTGCGAAGGACAGCTGTTCCAGGCCGGGACTGTTTTCAAGCTTGGGAACGGTCGAAGATGCTCCTTCTGGCACGACCCTTGGGCTGATGGCGCCTCTCTCAAAGAGTTGTTTCCGACGGTTTTCGCTCATTCTAATGGCAGGATGCTCTCGGTGGATTGCCGCTATCAAGAGAGACCCGAGCCCGAAAGTTCTTGTCGATTTCGTCAGGCTTTGGCAGAAGCTGCAGCTCGTCGTCCTCTCTGACGATGAGGATGAGATTAGGTGGAAGTTCTCGGCTTCTGGAGCTTATTCAGCTGCCTCCGCGTACAGAATTCAATTCCATGGCCGCACGCGGTCCTCATTTGCAAATGTGCTATGGAAGCCTCGGATCCCTCCCAAGATCAAGTTCTTTGCGTGGATTGCTTCTCAAGGGAGATGTCTCACTGCTGATCGGCTGGCCATCCAAGGTATCCTGCATGATCCGCTCTGTCCTTTCTGCCGTGTTGTCAATGAGACGGCGCCGCATATCCTTCTTGACTGCCCCTTCGCGCGGGGTTTCTGTGCCTCCCTCGCCGTCAAGCTGCACTTCCAGTTCGCCGCCCCTTCGCAGCCTGACGCTGCTTCGTTGTCTTGGTGGCAGAGGGCCTCGGCTTTGCtgccctccgccgctgccaggGAGCGTCTCAACTCCTTCGTCATGCTTGCCTGGCGGTTCCTTTGGCTCGAGAGGAACGCAAGAGTTTTTCAAAATCGCAGTAGAAGCCTTGCCCAATTGAGTGATGCCGCCTTCGACAAGCTCTTGGCCTGGAAGAGGGCCGGTTGTAAGGGTGTTGTTGATTTAGGATGATTGATCGTCGTTGGTATCAGACCGTTAGGCCTCCTAAGTAGTGCTCTCTTGTTCTGTTGCTCTTTGGCCTTTGTTATTTCTCCTCATCTCTTGTAAGCTAGCTGGCCTCTTGGCTTACTCTTTCGTCCTTAATCAacgtttcgtcaaaaaaatgatgtctcaactttgactaaatttgaatgcatctatgcactaagtcatgtctacatacatctaaattttgacaaacttaagacatcttttgtttgaCGGAGGGGGTATGATTTTAATGTCGGCATGTTGAATTctacaaaaattcaaaatactGAAATTGGTAGTACAAGGTGTTCGATTGCACCACATGTAGAATACAAAACTTGCTTGAACGATTATGTGCTATACTCATAGTTGTCatggaaacaaagaaaagtTTCCATGAGGGTGGATCGCAtggaaattttcctttgaaataGCATGTCCATAAGAAATATTTCAATGGTTTCAAATTCTGCAATTCAAACGAGCTAGCTACTCCAAATTTCCTATGCAATtgctttgaatcaaagaggacCTTAGAATCTCATAGATTAGTATTTCTGAACACATGCTAATGTTGTTTTTCTAGTTGGATCGCATGGAAGTTTTCAATTTTATTGAAATAAATTCAGTGGGTTCATAAGATATGTGTCTACCATGTCACAAagtttcaactccaaattcattatacacagagagaaacaaaatagacaaatgCAACCATGAATAGTGTTAGAAATTTTGTCTTTTCGCGATCTACTCACATCcggatttgtctttttttgtttcatgaaTAGTGTTAGAAATTTTGTCTTTTCGCGATCTACTCACATCcggatttgtctttttttgtttctctctgtgtataatgaatttggagttgaaactTTGTGACATGGTAGACACATATATTATGAACCCactgaatttattttgaaatttttgaaaactttttagGAGTGCTACCGTGCGTTAGGAGCACTGGATATCTTCTCGGCCGGTCAATGGTCAGGGTGTGCACATCAGAAGCCAACGGCCATCATGTACGCTACTCGCCTACTCCATCCTATGTTCATCAAACTACATGGGGCTACTCGCTAAAACGAACTTCGATCTCGAGAGGTGGCAAACAGGTTGTCAACAACTTTTCgcatcaattgctggaatGAGCCGTGCCAAGTCGAGCCAATCTCCGAAACGCCCCCAAAAATTCTTTCCCAGCCACCATGGCCGGCCCCCTCTACCACAAGCTAGCCGTCTCGAGGAGGCGGATTGCGGAACGGAAGCTGTAAACATTGGACTCAGCactgctcctcctcccagTGACCACACactcttctcctcttcctctgctgccgccgttccttttcttttgcggCGACGTTCCTCCTCGTctagcgccgccgctgcctctaTTTCGTCTTCTGTCGCCGTTCCTTTGCCCCGCCTGCAGCTCCTCCATTCATGGAACACCAAAGGATGCACCCCAGCTGCTGCATCCCCGGCTACAGCACCCCTGGTGTGCGATGCAACCCAGCGGCTGCAGACAAACCAAACACGCCCTCAGTGCATGTCTGTAGCCTAATGTTCGTGCAAACCTGTGGTGCATGGTCCACGATTCGTGGTTGACGAGCCCAAAGCCACCGAGTTTGATCTCAAGTTCTGAACTCATGATTGGTCTGTGTTTTTCCTGTTTTGGCACGACGATTGGTCTGTTAAGAACACCCAAACCGGCCGGCCGCGCTCAGACTGAATCAATGGAGTaagcctgcctgcctgcttaCCTGCTGCTGATCAAggacaaaataaatatatttaggATGTCCGGCGAAGTAATACCTCATCTAATCTAATGACATTTGGCATGGTAGCAGATCCAAACAGCTAACTAATCATTATGTAATGCCGGAAGATTATCAAAACTGAGGCTAGTACTGTAGTACATAACTACGTACTAACATATACTCTAGTTTTTAGAGCTAGCAGTAATTTGCTAGGATCCTGCCGATGGCGTCGACCATGGCTTCTCgcggccttctcctcctcctcctcctgcttctcGCCATTGTTGCCTCCCTTTGCGGCCCTGCGATTGGTAAGCAAGACAAGCTCGTGGTTCTCGATTATGCTCCTTCTTGCTCCAACACCAACAACTACACTGACGGCAGCCAGTTCGGAAAGAACCTCGATGAGCTCCTCTCCACCCTTACCACAGCCGCTTCGAGCAGCGAATGGTTCAACACCAGCACGGTAGGGGGCGGGGCCGACCAGGTCTACGGCCTCATCATGTGCTACGCCGACTATGACGAGGACCATTGCCTGGATTGCCTCACCAGGGCACCCGCCGAGATCACGCAGAAGTGTCCGCACAGCCGGAACGTGAGCGCCAACTACAATGCCTGCCTTCTCCGCTACTCGGACAAGCGCTTCTTCGATGCTGGCGACCTCACTTATGATGTTGATATTGGCATCACCACCCCCTACAAGCCAGTCTCCCATTTCGTCCAGGACATGGATAGCGTGAATCAGGCGCTGTCGCGGTTGTTGGATGAGCTCGCTGACAAGGCCGGGGACTTGTCTCGGCGGTTGTACAACTATAGCCAATCATACACGGACCGGGTGCTGGGCAAAGAATCGATATCCGGGCTGGCACAGTGCAGGAGGGACCTGGCACCCAGCGTGTGCAACAGGTGTATTTCCGCCTACACTATAAGCCTGTCACGCATGTTTCCGAACCAGAGCGGAGGTGCCATCAAGGGTTACAACTGCTACCTAAGGTACCAGGTCGGCGCGTTAAAAATCACCATTCCGCCTGAACCGGCAGTAATGCCGCCCATTCAGCCTATATTAGCACTTTCTCCATCAACGTCTCCAACACAAGGCGGTAAGTCTTAGTTAGTTCCGTTCAAAGCTAGAGTTTCATACGACAGAATTTGCAGGATTTGAAGTGGCTAGCGTGTTTGCACCTAATGCAAAATGCAATACAGGTAATCCTAAACAAGGGCTTGTGATCGAGCTCTCTGTGGGTTCTGCATCCTTCTTTATCATTCTTCtatgcttcttcaccttgcTCATTTCACGGCGATGGCGAAACCAGGCTAAAATTCACGAGGAGGGTAACATCACGGACGATGATCTGATCATGGAAGACGACTTTGAAAAAGGGGTTGGGCCAAAAAGATTTCGATACAGGGACTTGTCCATTGCAACGGACAACTTCCCCGACCAGAGAAAGCTTGGGGAAGGAGGCTTCGGATCGGTGTACAGAGGATTCCTCGCGGAATCAAAACTTGATGTGGCTGTCAAGAGAGTGTCTAAGAGTTCTAAGCAAGGGAAGAAGGAATACATCTCCGAGGTGAGGATCATAAGCCGGCTTC carries:
- the LOC106866651 gene encoding uncharacterized protein LOC106866651, with translation MEEDMSYFVVYAWMENPDEIPKEVTLDIPEPPALGLPGQLADGLIDVFDDYLDSDNPNPPELLSHTVLIHLDSLLILPPHQGNSSRRGRRSDRVQAYRFCWARRRLDGTADIVEEMQPSVFMRLGCSGDLGCHREVSAQLASTRAPSPSVGESFRSSDAALLPPPYVPVMLPLPEASAQADLPPVVPAPSPAPAPPLAPAAPAPSPILVPVVLLPEPTALVDPPAPVVRAAAPPPTPVVVPHMVPHESAAPPLAPAVVADVAATAATLAGSPSLADFLHRVAEAVTPGLLQLARPAAGPVPPRKSKKPSPKPVRRSCRLASKKLPAFDDVLSRVKRLICKKLGVIFDEAASDDAAMLSRYAASFEKPLSEVQIAALTALAQRGAEKTKKAWVPAVDRSSDYNFWVVNIYGPQGTQEKRNFLALLRQFVLPITLPLLLAGDFNLIARAADKNNTNINRGLLNAFRKFISDHALQEMRFHFEKIWVHREGFLETVAAAWSAVPLEPNAYATLHLKLSEVAKALSRWSTNFRADLNLQSVIINEMVFMLDKAGDARPLSADELVFRRHLKLLLLGIASLERSIWRQRSRFLWIKHGDANTKLFHSKASARRRRNFIPALVSGDMRICDPEEKITMLHSHFNAILDCSEPRLRSLNLDELQLPNDDLHDLVLSFQPEEVRKVIMDLNPDKAPGPDGFTAKFFQTCWHIIHLDILAALQLFWEGNGQDFQFLNSASTVLLSKSEEACSPAHFRPISLIHSFVKLVVKLLALRLRPHMPLLVSPCQSAFIHGRSIHDNFSYVNTSIRRLHSLGYAAIMLKLDISKAFDSVSWDFLLHLLQHLGFPARWRLWLCVLLRSASTRIVVNQQLSDFIWHRRGLQQGDPLSPLLFVLVMDCLRALIMAAEGFGLLLPIGRPPIASRLSLFADDAVMFINNSPNEATHAAAIIGLFGDTTGLHVNLAKSSIFPIRCPGPDELQNIVAALPCALNSFPCSYLGMPLSASRLRRADFQPLIDKVAKKLSGWNGQFRSSAGKLTLVTFVLSAIPTYHMIAIHQLAWVIKQIDKLRRSFLWSGTDHCSGAKCLVAWRKVCVPRQFGGLGIQDLALHGRALRVRWLWLGWGGADPLRFRFFAKDSCSRPGLFSSLGTVEDAPSGTTLGLMAPLSKSCFRRFSLILMAGCSRWIAAIKRDPSPKVLVDFVRLWQKLQLVVLSDDEDEIRWKFSASGAYSAASAYRIQFHGRTRSSFANVLWKPRIPPKIKFFAWIASQGRCLTADRLAIQGILHDPLCPFCRVVNETAPHILLDCPFARGFCASLAVKLHFQFAAPSQPDAASLSWWQRASALLPSAAARERLNSFVMLAWRFLWLERNARVFQNRSRSLAQLSDAAFDKLLAWKRAGCKGVVDLG
- the LOC100827118 gene encoding L-type lectin-domain containing receptor kinase IX.1, with the translated sequence MASTMASRGLLLLLLLLLAIVASLCGPAIGKQDKLVVLDYAPSCSNTNNYTDGSQFGKNLDELLSTLTTAASSSEWFNTSTVGGGADQVYGLIMCYADYDEDHCLDCLTRAPAEITQKCPHSRNVSANYNACLLRYSDKRFFDAGDLTYDVDIGITTPYKPVSHFVQDMDSVNQALSRLLDELADKAGDLSRRLYNYSQSYTDRVLGKESISGLAQCRRDLAPSVCNRCISAYTISLSRMFPNQSGGAIKGYNCYLRYQFRSKLEFHTTEFAGFEVASVFAPNAKCNTGNPKQGLVIELSVGSASFFIILLCFFTLLISRRWRNQAKIHEEGNITDDDLIMEDDFEKGVGPKRFRYRDLSIATDNFPDQRKLGEGGFGSVYRGFLAESKLDVAVKRVSKSSKQGKKEYISEVRIISRLRHRNLVQLIGWCHGGGELLLVYELMPKGSLDTHLYNTDNILPWIVRYEIMLGLGSALVYLHQEWEQCVLHRDIKPSNIMLDTSFNAKLGDFGLARLVDHGQGPYTTGFAGTMGYMDPECVITGRTSVESDIYSFGVVLLEIACGRRPAVAREEPEDIIHLVQWVWDSWESGRTLQAADARLNADFDNREMECVMIVGLWCTHPDPRLRPSIKQAVNVLRFEAALPSLPAKMVVPTFKPTFHTYVSASQLTGGR